The following proteins are co-located in the Pedobacter frigiditerrae genome:
- a CDS encoding cell division ATP-binding protein FtsE, with protein sequence MAENIVINLQKVDVFQQKHLVLSNVNLDIAKGEFVFLIGQTGSGKSSLLKIIYGDLHIGNGAGAVAGFDLKNLADKDVPYLRRKLGIVFQDFQLLSDRTVEQNLEFVLKATGWNDKNLINERIKDVLEKVGLRSKIKKMPHEISGGEQQRVVIARALLNNPEIILADEPTGNLDPDTSEEIVLLLKQISQSGTAVLMATHDYHIIRTFPSRIIKCESGVVHEDAQIA encoded by the coding sequence ATGGCAGAAAATATAGTTATCAACTTGCAAAAAGTTGATGTTTTTCAACAAAAACACTTGGTTCTATCAAACGTAAACCTAGATATTGCCAAAGGCGAATTTGTATTTTTAATCGGTCAAACTGGTTCTGGAAAAAGTAGTTTATTAAAAATTATTTACGGCGATTTACATATAGGTAATGGAGCTGGCGCTGTTGCTGGTTTCGACCTTAAAAACTTAGCTGATAAAGATGTGCCCTATTTGCGCAGAAAGCTTGGAATCGTGTTTCAAGATTTTCAATTATTAAGCGATAGAACTGTTGAACAAAATTTAGAGTTCGTTTTAAAAGCAACTGGCTGGAATGATAAAAACTTAATTAACGAACGCATTAAAGACGTTTTGGAGAAAGTAGGTTTACGTTCTAAAATTAAAAAAATGCCTCATGAAATTTCTGGTGGCGAACAACAACGAGTAGTTATTGCAAGAGCTTTATTAAATAATCCAGAAATTATTTTAGCTGATGAGCCTACTGGTAACTTAGACCCAGATACATCTGAAGAAATCGTTTTATTATTGAAACAAATCAGTCAAAGTGGAACTGCCGTTTTAATGGCAACACATGATTACCACATCATCCGTACCTTCCCTTCTCGTATCATTAAATGCGAAAGTGGTGTGGTACACGAGGATGCACAAATTGCTTAG
- a CDS encoding fructose-6-phosphate aldolase — MYIIKVKGIAKIPDYVQLRDEKFTLLAYFRVDRPDKSLDKLGLGDKQDQIMNIINDLPFGQVTKLDI; from the coding sequence ATGTATATCATTAAAGTAAAAGGCATTGCCAAAATACCAGATTACGTACAACTTAGAGATGAGAAGTTTACCTTACTCGCTTATTTTAGAGTTGATAGACCTGATAAATCTTTAGATAAATTAGGCTTGGGTGATAAACAAGACCAAATCATGAACATTATTAATGACTTGCCTTTTGGACAGGTTACTAAATTAGATATTTAA
- a CDS encoding gliding motility-associated C-terminal domain-containing protein — MKQTLRRYILALILIFSISEINAQVCTGTLGDPVINIDFGRGSSNIGPQIAETNYFYVAGNPNDGQYTVVQSSAGLNPGWHQSIVNHTPNDPTGFMMLVNADYNKGIFYQTTINNLCPNTTYEFAAWVINILRGSGIKPNIKFTIENNGTPIKEFSTGDIIEGSPTSWIKYGTIFTTPSNVGVITLKMTNENPGGSGNDLALDDITFRACGPTIATSINSNSVNADLCVGQSANYNLAASVSSGYNDPVYQWQKLNGTIWTDISGANATQTTISFTNAIVGTYKYRLSVAERPNINSPNCRTSSAILTINVNDKPSPVASNSGAACVGKNIQLNVNQGVSFSWTGPNGFTSTAQNPIIPNVSLNSAGIYTVTVLNASGCSNTSQTQVQVLPLVIANTNITAATICENETVDLEASGGSSYTWLPIDGLSNPNIANPIASPKQTTTYKVSVSNGTCSVTKDITITVLKSASANAGEDKKMLFGQSVTLNGNAMGDNVTYLWSPATYLDDPTKLNPIATPPNDITYTLTVQSNCNVSTDEVFVKVYPKIEIPSAFTPNGDGINDSWNIPSIASFPNPKLKVVNRNGQLVFQSTNTQPWDGKSNGKNLPTGVYYYTLYLNEDFKTYSGWVLLTR; from the coding sequence TTGAAACAAACATTACGCAGGTATATCCTTGCGCTCATTTTAATTTTTTCCATTTCAGAAATTAATGCTCAGGTATGTACTGGAACATTAGGAGATCCTGTAATTAATATAGATTTCGGTAGAGGGTCTAGTAATATTGGTCCTCAAATAGCCGAAACAAATTATTTCTATGTAGCTGGCAATCCAAATGATGGTCAATACACAGTTGTACAAAGTAGTGCTGGTTTAAATCCTGGTTGGCACCAATCCATAGTTAATCATACTCCAAACGACCCTACTGGTTTTATGATGTTGGTGAATGCAGATTATAACAAAGGGATTTTTTATCAAACAACAATAAATAATCTTTGTCCAAATACCACTTACGAATTTGCAGCTTGGGTTATAAATATATTACGTGGAAGCGGCATCAAACCCAATATTAAATTTACAATTGAAAATAATGGCACTCCAATTAAAGAATTTTCTACTGGAGATATTATTGAAGGTAGCCCTACTAGTTGGATTAAATATGGAACCATTTTTACTACTCCTTCAAACGTGGGAGTAATCACATTAAAAATGACCAATGAAAATCCAGGAGGTTCTGGAAATGACCTTGCGTTAGACGACATCACTTTTAGAGCTTGCGGACCAACAATTGCAACTTCAATTAATAGTAATAGTGTTAACGCAGATTTATGTGTTGGGCAAAGTGCTAACTATAACCTAGCGGCAAGTGTCTCTTCGGGCTACAATGATCCTGTTTATCAATGGCAAAAATTAAATGGTACAATTTGGACAGATATTAGTGGAGCAAATGCAACCCAAACCACAATAAGTTTCACAAATGCCATTGTTGGCACTTATAAATATCGTTTATCAGTAGCCGAGCGACCAAACATCAACTCTCCAAATTGCAGAACATCTTCAGCTATTTTAACCATTAATGTAAATGATAAACCAAGCCCTGTTGCCAGTAATAGTGGAGCAGCTTGTGTTGGAAAAAACATTCAGTTAAACGTAAACCAAGGAGTTTCTTTTAGCTGGACTGGACCAAATGGTTTTACTTCTACAGCACAAAACCCAATCATACCTAATGTTAGCCTAAATTCTGCCGGAATTTATACCGTTACTGTTCTTAACGCTTCTGGCTGTTCAAATACAAGTCAAACTCAGGTACAGGTTTTGCCATTGGTTATTGCCAATACAAATATTACTGCTGCTACGATTTGCGAGAACGAAACTGTTGACTTAGAAGCAAGTGGAGGCTCTTCTTATACTTGGCTACCTATTGATGGATTATCAAATCCAAATATTGCCAACCCAATCGCCTCTCCTAAACAGACTACCACCTACAAAGTATCGGTTTCAAATGGGACTTGCTCAGTTACTAAGGATATTACAATCACAGTTTTAAAAAGTGCATCAGCCAATGCTGGAGAAGATAAAAAAATGTTGTTCGGCCAATCGGTTACTTTAAATGGAAATGCAATGGGAGATAACGTGACTTATTTGTGGTCGCCAGCTACTTATTTAGATGACCCAACCAAATTAAATCCAATAGCAACGCCTCCAAATGACATCACCTACACGCTAACCGTACAATCAAACTGCAATGTAAGTACTGATGAAGTTTTTGTTAAGGTATATCCAAAAATAGAGATACCTTCTGCATTTACTCCGAACGGGGATGGCATTAACGACAGCTGGAATATACCTTCAATAGCTTCTTTCCCCAATCCAAAGCTAAAAGTGGTAAACAGAAACGGGCAACTGGTTTTCCAAAGTACAAATACACAACCGTGGGATGGAAAATCTAATGGCAAAAACTTGCCAACTGGAGTTTATTATTATACTCTCTATTTAAATGAAGATTTTAAAACCTATTCGGGATGGGTTTTATTAACTAGATAA
- a CDS encoding acyl-CoA reductase codes for MSSLTKGSLIIALQKLSEFMANPSDEFKYVMESASHHNAWFTFDEVQKAMISLSNMLNSDDLIKWFDEIELNENPKKVGLILAGNIPLVGFHDVLCVLATGNIALIKMSSADDKLLPALLKQLVVFEPGLANRIEYVERLKDFDAIIATGSNNSSRYFDYYFSKVPNIIRKNRNSVAVLSGDETATELENLGHDIFDYFGLGCRNVSKIYVPTNYDLKNFFEPVEKYQAIVNHFKYNNNYDYNKSIYLVNGVKHFDNGFLLVKEDENFVSPLAVLFYEEYTSINNVEEKLNAQDEQIQCVVSKLSLNINKEKIGFGDSQNPKLWDYADNVNTLEFLNKL; via the coding sequence ATGTCATCACTTACCAAAGGAAGTTTAATTATTGCATTACAAAAACTAAGTGAGTTCATGGCTAATCCTAGCGATGAGTTCAAATATGTGATGGAATCTGCAAGTCATCATAACGCTTGGTTTACTTTTGATGAAGTTCAAAAAGCTATGATTTCCTTAAGTAACATGCTTAATAGCGATGATTTAATTAAATGGTTTGATGAAATTGAGCTTAATGAAAACCCGAAAAAAGTAGGATTAATATTAGCAGGAAATATTCCTTTGGTTGGTTTTCACGATGTACTTTGTGTATTGGCAACTGGGAATATTGCATTAATTAAAATGTCCTCAGCAGATGATAAATTGCTACCTGCGCTTTTAAAACAGTTGGTTGTTTTTGAACCAGGATTAGCAAATCGAATTGAATATGTAGAGCGATTAAAGGATTTTGATGCGATTATTGCCACTGGCAGCAATAATAGCTCAAGGTACTTTGATTATTATTTTTCTAAAGTGCCTAACATTATCCGTAAAAATAGAAACAGTGTTGCCGTTTTAAGTGGAGATGAAACTGCAACAGAACTTGAAAATTTAGGTCACGATATATTTGATTATTTTGGCTTGGGATGCAGAAATGTCTCTAAAATTTATGTTCCAACCAATTATGATTTAAAGAACTTTTTTGAACCAGTTGAAAAGTACCAAGCCATTGTTAATCATTTTAAATACAACAACAATTACGATTACAACAAATCTATCTATTTGGTAAATGGCGTAAAACACTTCGATAATGGTTTTCTATTGGTTAAGGAAGATGAGAATTTTGTATCGCCGCTGGCTGTTCTTTTTTATGAAGAATATACATCCATCAACAATGTTGAAGAAAAGTTAAATGCGCAAGATGAGCAAATTCAGTGTGTGGTTTCAAAATTATCGCTGAACATTAACAAAGAAAAAATAGGTTTTGGCGACAGTCAAAACCCAAAGCTTTGGGATTATGCTGATAATGTGAATACTCTAGAATTTCTGAATAAGCTCTAG
- a CDS encoding 4Fe-4S dicluster domain-containing protein gives MAIKITDECINCGACEPECPNNAIYDAGTAWRFSDGTNLDGIIDFGGEQMDAGASQEAVSDEVYYIVSDKCTECKGFHDEPQCAAVCPVDCCVDDEDVRETEEELLAKKAWLHQEN, from the coding sequence ATGGCGATTAAAATAACAGACGAATGTATTAATTGTGGAGCATGTGAGCCAGAATGCCCAAATAATGCAATATATGATGCAGGTACAGCCTGGAGATTTTCTGATGGTACAAATTTAGATGGTATCATTGATTTTGGCGGAGAACAAATGGATGCAGGAGCTTCTCAAGAAGCAGTTTCTGATGAAGTTTATTACATTGTTTCTGATAAATGTACAGAATGTAAAGGGTTTCATGATGAACCACAATGTGCTGCGGTATGCCCGGTAGATTGTTGTGTTGATGATGAGGATGTTCGCGAAACAGAAGAAGAATTATTGGCTAAAAAAGCTTGGTTACACCAGGAAAATTAG
- a CDS encoding universal stress protein, translated as MDFKKILIAVDNSTCSEKAAKTGYEMAFKFEAEVALLNIIEPAPATVNPDFTLAPVFMEMYDNSEENSHTLLQEISNKYGNGIPTTYLTSLDTATHGIIQQAEEWGAQLIVIGTHGRGGLYHFLMGSVAEHVARKSACPVLIVPNKD; from the coding sequence ATGGACTTTAAAAAAATATTAATTGCTGTAGATAACAGTACGTGTTCTGAAAAAGCAGCAAAAACAGGCTACGAAATGGCATTCAAATTTGAGGCTGAAGTCGCATTATTAAATATAATTGAACCAGCACCCGCTACTGTTAATCCTGATTTTACATTAGCCCCAGTGTTTATGGAGATGTATGATAATAGTGAGGAAAATAGTCATACTTTATTGCAAGAAATTTCAAATAAATATGGAAACGGCATTCCTACAACTTATCTAACAAGTTTAGATACGGCAACTCACGGCATTATTCAACAAGCTGAGGAATGGGGAGCACAATTAATCGTAATTGGAACTCATGGCCGAGGTGGTCTTTATCATTTTTTAATGGGAAGTGTTGCTGAACATGTAGCTAGAAAATCTGCTTGTCCAGTTTTGATAGTACCTAATAAAGACTAA
- a CDS encoding C40 family peptidase, whose product MDNYHVCRLAVAPIRKEPSDKSEIVSQLLLGDRVEVLEKTEKWCLIKTHHDNYEGWMDYKQLQKISDLQFHDEKAFSNLTPFQLDNTLIASNGTKYYLSPGSTLPYFENGFCYVGDERFEVTSKPFIPSKNDFKLNVEQSAKFFENTPYLWGGRTFFGIDCSGFVQIVYKLNGIQIKRDASQQAEQGEIVDFLASALLGDLAFFDNEDGKITHVGLMLSNDKIIHSAGKVRIDPIDDQGIYNAELGKYTHKLRIIKRFV is encoded by the coding sequence ATGGATAACTACCACGTTTGTAGGCTTGCAGTTGCGCCAATTAGAAAAGAACCATCAGACAAGAGTGAAATTGTTTCTCAATTATTATTAGGTGATAGGGTCGAAGTTTTAGAAAAGACAGAGAAATGGTGCCTAATTAAAACTCATCACGATAATTATGAGGGTTGGATGGATTACAAACAACTCCAAAAAATTTCTGATTTGCAGTTTCACGATGAAAAAGCTTTTTCAAATTTAACCCCATTTCAATTAGATAATACTTTAATTGCAAGCAACGGAACTAAATATTATTTAAGTCCGGGTAGTACGTTGCCTTATTTCGAAAATGGATTTTGTTATGTAGGCGATGAAAGATTTGAAGTTACATCAAAGCCTTTTATTCCGAGCAAAAACGATTTTAAATTGAATGTAGAGCAATCAGCTAAGTTTTTCGAGAATACTCCTTATTTATGGGGTGGAAGAACTTTTTTTGGAATTGATTGCTCTGGATTTGTACAAATAGTTTATAAATTAAATGGGATTCAAATTAAACGAGATGCTTCACAACAAGCAGAACAAGGAGAAATAGTTGACTTTTTAGCATCGGCTTTATTAGGAGATTTAGCTTTTTTTGATAACGAAGATGGAAAAATTACCCACGTTGGTTTAATGTTAAGCAACGACAAAATTATCCACTCTGCTGGTAAAGTTCGCATAGACCCAATAGACGACCAAGGGATTTACAATGCAGAATTAGGTAAGTACACTCATAAGTTGAGGATAATTAAGAGGTTTGTATAA
- a CDS encoding YceH family protein yields the protein MDTNKPLPILDAAQIRVLGALMEKSKTTPDYYPMTLNGLAAACNQKTSRKPVVQYDESTITTALNSLKIAGLISTATGGSIRNIKYKHNFAIVFPVLPSEVAVMCLLFLRGPQTPGEINTNSGRLYEFETLEEVQQVLEKLASDEPAYIKQLPRKPGQKEQRYMHLFAGDIETFEEEYIVEESPKNNNELEERLTKVEEELAELKTNFDKLMKELMG from the coding sequence ATGGACACAAACAAACCTCTACCGATACTTGATGCAGCGCAGATAAGAGTTTTAGGCGCTTTGATGGAAAAAAGCAAAACCACGCCAGATTATTACCCAATGACTTTGAATGGTTTAGCTGCTGCTTGTAACCAGAAAACGTCTCGTAAACCTGTCGTTCAATATGATGAGTCTACAATTACTACAGCTTTAAATTCTTTAAAAATTGCTGGTCTAATTTCTACAGCCACAGGTGGTTCTATCAGAAACATAAAGTATAAGCATAACTTTGCCATCGTATTTCCTGTTTTACCATCAGAAGTTGCTGTAATGTGTTTGTTATTTTTACGTGGCCCACAAACGCCAGGAGAGATTAATACCAACTCTGGCAGATTATATGAATTTGAAACTTTAGAAGAAGTTCAACAAGTTTTAGAAAAGTTAGCTAGCGATGAACCAGCTTACATTAAGCAATTACCTCGCAAACCAGGACAAAAAGAGCAACGTTACATGCATCTTTTTGCTGGAGACATTGAAACTTTTGAGGAAGAATATATTGTTGAAGAAAGTCCTAAAAACAACAACGAATTAGAAGAACGTTTAACAAAAGTTGAAGAAGAATTAGCAGAACTGAAAACCAATTTTGATAAACTGATGAAGGAATTGATGGGTTAA
- a CDS encoding redoxin domain-containing protein — protein sequence MKFRSIFIILMLCITAIASKGQVPETKVILEKVSEAVKNIQSGEYLFHSRNSTMTSGEDTSVSYRKFQYGFEANPQDALIGYKIVSNPTEKNSVHTIFDGNHLYSNSTWNGNLEVADAVKDSLMIKNRKGTAGWSPLFFYLESQLRAYLKPALASKLKMLGTESVEGKDCYKFKFEANNPSGSSTELVYYVQTDSFLPVKMTASFKKPLGKVEQVQLFEYWLTNIVLNNKIDPKRFEKSSMSYVLEKKYIEEIDNPESLLKIGSKAPAWQLKSIEGKPVNSTDFAGKIVIMDFWFKSCIPCVEQMMALQELHSKFKDDQVVIIGVNTLDDPIKDKLAAFLKNRNIKSLNVIGGKAIEKRFNVVAAPTLYVIGKDGKVLYGLEGYSTSLVKDITDLIISQSR from the coding sequence ATGAAATTTAGATCTATATTCATTATTTTGATGCTCTGTATCACAGCTATAGCTTCAAAGGGGCAAGTTCCAGAAACCAAAGTTATATTGGAGAAGGTTAGTGAAGCAGTTAAAAACATCCAATCTGGAGAATACCTTTTCCATAGCCGCAATTCTACAATGACATCAGGTGAAGATACGAGCGTTAGCTACAGAAAATTTCAATACGGTTTTGAAGCCAACCCTCAAGATGCACTAATAGGGTACAAAATAGTTTCGAATCCCACAGAGAAGAACTCTGTCCACACCATATTTGATGGAAATCATTTATATAGCAACAGCACCTGGAATGGGAATCTCGAGGTGGCCGATGCGGTCAAAGATAGCTTGATGATCAAGAATAGAAAAGGTACTGCAGGATGGTCTCCCCTTTTTTTCTATCTAGAAAGCCAACTTCGTGCTTACCTAAAGCCAGCTTTGGCTAGCAAGCTGAAAATGCTTGGTACCGAATCGGTAGAAGGAAAAGACTGTTATAAATTCAAGTTTGAAGCAAACAATCCTTCAGGAAGCAGCACAGAACTCGTTTACTATGTTCAGACCGATTCCTTCTTACCAGTAAAGATGACCGCTAGTTTCAAAAAACCACTTGGAAAGGTTGAACAGGTACAACTATTTGAATACTGGTTAACAAATATCGTCCTCAATAACAAGATCGACCCTAAGCGTTTTGAGAAGTCATCCATGTCTTATGTTCTTGAAAAAAAGTATATAGAAGAAATAGATAACCCCGAAAGTTTATTGAAAATCGGTAGCAAGGCACCCGCTTGGCAATTGAAATCAATTGAAGGAAAGCCAGTGAATTCGACTGACTTTGCCGGGAAGATCGTCATCATGGATTTTTGGTTCAAGTCTTGCATTCCTTGCGTTGAGCAGATGATGGCGTTGCAAGAATTGCATTCCAAATTCAAGGATGATCAGGTGGTTATCATTGGTGTTAATACCCTGGACGACCCTATCAAGGATAAGCTTGCTGCATTCTTAAAAAACAGGAACATTAAGTCGTTAAATGTAATAGGTGGAAAAGCTATAGAGAAGCGATTCAATGTTGTAGCAGCCCCAACTCTGTATGTTATTGGTAAGGATGGGAAAGTGCTTTATGGTCTAGAAGGGTATTCAACTTCGCTAGTGAAAGATATTACCGACCTAATAATATCGCAAAGCAGATAA
- a CDS encoding WD40 repeat domain-containing protein: protein MLKHLHTFPGHQNPVYALANAGEDGIFYSAGNDKGIVEWSLEKLAFVKVKIPVQSSVYSLFSYNNLLFIAERSGAFSVYDLTKQEIITRINAHPKPIFDIQIAKGKNELLTTGEDGSVAVWSLSDFSEIYRFQVAYDTVRCIAISPDEAEIAFGCKDHLIRIYNLADYSLKQTLESHSLPVTSLAYHPTGKYLISGSRDAQLKIWSLPNYELVQTIPAHMFTIYNIILHPTLPYFATSSQDKSIKLWDAENFKLYKILSLDKGEFGHTHSINKIIWSKDGKYLISTGDDRKVMVWEMML, encoded by the coding sequence ATGCTCAAACACTTACATACCTTTCCTGGTCACCAAAACCCAGTATATGCTCTAGCAAATGCTGGTGAGGATGGTATTTTCTATAGCGCTGGAAATGACAAAGGTATTGTAGAATGGTCACTAGAAAAGTTAGCTTTTGTGAAGGTTAAAATACCTGTACAAAGTTCTGTTTATAGTTTATTTAGCTATAATAATTTGCTGTTTATTGCCGAAAGAAGTGGAGCATTTAGTGTTTACGACTTGACAAAACAGGAAATTATCACTAGAATAAATGCACATCCAAAACCAATATTTGATATTCAAATAGCCAAAGGCAAAAATGAATTATTAACCACAGGTGAAGATGGCTCTGTTGCTGTTTGGTCTTTATCGGATTTTTCAGAAATCTATCGTTTTCAAGTAGCTTATGATACGGTTAGGTGCATTGCAATTTCTCCAGATGAAGCTGAAATCGCTTTCGGTTGCAAAGACCACTTAATTCGGATTTATAATTTAGCTGATTACAGTTTAAAACAAACATTAGAAAGTCATTCCTTACCTGTTACTTCTCTAGCTTATCATCCTACTGGCAAATACTTAATTTCTGGAAGCCGGGATGCGCAATTGAAAATATGGAGTTTGCCAAACTATGAATTGGTTCAAACTATCCCTGCACACATGTTTACCATTTACAACATTATCCTTCATCCAACCCTACCCTATTTTGCAACAAGTAGTCAGGATAAAAGCATCAAACTATGGGATGCAGAAAACTTTAAACTTTATAAAATTCTAAGTTTAGATAAAGGTGAATTTGGGCACACGCATTCCATCAATAAAATAATTTGGAGTAAGGATGGAAAGTATTTAATTTCTACAGGAGATGATAGAAAAGTAATGGTTTGGGAGATGATGCTGTAA
- the hisIE gene encoding bifunctional phosphoribosyl-AMP cyclohydrolase/phosphoribosyl-ATP diphosphatase HisIE — protein MNIDFEKSDGLVPVVIQDEQTLEVLMLGYMNAEAFEKTQVEGKVTFYSRSKNRLWTKGEESGNFLFVKSIHIDCDNDTILIKANPVGPTCHTGSRSCFKTDYNQNFIFELENIINDRYENPVEGSYINKMRNKGLNKIAQKVGEEGVETVIAALAETEEDLIGEASDLLFHLMFLLKEKGLSIQDIAKKLESRHK, from the coding sequence ATGAATATAGATTTTGAGAAAAGTGATGGCTTGGTGCCTGTAGTGATACAAGACGAACAAACTTTAGAAGTTTTAATGTTAGGTTATATGAATGCCGAAGCATTTGAAAAAACACAAGTCGAAGGTAAAGTAACTTTCTATTCTCGCTCTAAAAACCGTTTATGGACCAAGGGTGAGGAAAGTGGCAATTTCCTTTTCGTAAAATCTATTCATATCGATTGTGACAATGACACGATATTAATTAAGGCAAATCCGGTTGGCCCAACTTGCCACACGGGTAGCAGAAGTTGTTTCAAAACAGATTACAATCAAAACTTTATTTTTGAATTAGAAAATATTATTAATGATAGGTATGAAAATCCTGTAGAAGGCTCATACATTAATAAAATGCGCAATAAAGGTTTGAATAAAATAGCGCAGAAAGTTGGAGAAGAAGGTGTAGAAACTGTGATTGCAGCCTTAGCGGAAACTGAAGAAGATTTGATTGGAGAAGCCTCTGACCTTCTTTTTCACTTAATGTTTTTGTTAAAAGAAAAAGGTTTATCTATTCAAGATATTGCCAAGAAATTAGAAAGTAGACACAAATAG
- the hisF gene encoding imidazole glycerol phosphate synthase subunit HisF has product MLSKRIIPCLDVKDGRTVKGINFVDLRDAGDPVELAAQYAKQGADELVFLDITATHERRKTMIEMVKSVARQLNIPFTIGGGISEIADAEALLNAGADKISINSAAVKNPQLIEDLAKTFGVQFVVLAVDTKHIDGKNIVHLNGGRLITELETETWIKKAEDLGAGEILLTSMDHDGTKQGFDCNLLGKINKMINIPIIASGGAGKTEHFTEVFQKAGVDAALAASVFHYGEILIPDLKQELRRNGIPVRI; this is encoded by the coding sequence ATGCTGAGTAAAAGAATTATCCCTTGTCTTGATGTAAAAGATGGCCGTACGGTTAAAGGCATCAACTTTGTTGATTTACGTGATGCTGGCGACCCAGTTGAATTAGCTGCACAATATGCCAAGCAAGGAGCAGATGAATTAGTATTTTTAGACATTACAGCTACTCACGAACGTCGTAAAACGATGATTGAGATGGTGAAATCAGTTGCTAGACAATTGAACATTCCCTTTACTATTGGAGGTGGAATAAGCGAAATTGCTGATGCAGAAGCATTATTAAATGCTGGTGCTGATAAAATTAGTATTAATTCTGCAGCGGTTAAAAACCCACAATTAATTGAAGATTTAGCCAAGACATTTGGTGTTCAGTTTGTGGTTTTAGCAGTTGATACTAAACATATTGATGGCAAAAATATAGTCCACCTAAATGGGGGAAGATTAATTACCGAACTAGAAACTGAAACTTGGATTAAAAAGGCTGAAGATTTAGGTGCTGGAGAAATTTTGCTAACTTCTATGGACCATGACGGTACTAAACAGGGTTTTGATTGCAATTTGTTAGGCAAAATAAATAAGATGATTAATATTCCAATCATCGCCTCTGGCGGAGCTGGAAAAACTGAACATTTTACAGAAGTTTTTCAAAAAGCAGGTGTTGATGCTGCGTTAGCAGCTTCGGTGTTTCATTATGGTGAAATATTAATCCCAGATTTAAAACAAGAATTGAGAAGGAACGGAATTCCTGTAAGAATATAA
- the hisA gene encoding 1-(5-phosphoribosyl)-5-[(5-phosphoribosylamino)methylideneamino]imidazole-4-carboxamide isomerase — protein MYIIPAIDILDGKVVRLREGDYSQKTEYDVSIEEMIERYRSNGTDFIHIIDLNGAKGDFSNQKTLFEIIKKTEMRVQYGGGIRTIEQVNNLLDAGIHRVIVGTQAISNPDFLPDLSKAFAKKDDYANRIVIAIDVLDEVIKYSGWMESSPIKLMDYVDKCLALGFFRFLCTDISKDGKLGGAAVDLYKKLLDHSPFIKLIASGGVSSMEDIYELAKYDIRSVVVGKAIYENRISIEEIKEWNLKALSSI, from the coding sequence ATGTACATTATACCAGCAATTGATATTTTAGACGGAAAAGTTGTCCGCTTACGTGAAGGCGATTATAGCCAGAAAACAGAATACGATGTTTCTATCGAAGAAATGATTGAGCGTTACCGTTCTAATGGCACAGATTTCATTCATATTATCGATTTAAACGGCGCCAAAGGCGATTTTAGCAATCAAAAGACCTTATTCGAGATCATTAAAAAAACTGAGATGCGGGTGCAATATGGTGGCGGAATAAGAACCATTGAACAGGTAAATAATTTATTAGATGCTGGTATTCATCGTGTTATTGTCGGCACACAGGCCATCAGTAATCCTGATTTCTTACCTGATTTAAGCAAAGCTTTTGCTAAAAAAGATGATTACGCGAATAGAATTGTAATTGCAATTGATGTTTTGGATGAAGTAATCAAATACTCGGGCTGGATGGAAAGTTCTCCAATAAAATTGATGGATTATGTTGACAAGTGCCTTGCCTTGGGCTTTTTCCGCTTTTTATGTACTGATATTAGCAAGGATGGAAAGTTGGGTGGAGCAGCGGTTGATTTGTATAAAAAATTGTTAGACCATTCGCCATTTATTAAACTTATTGCATCTGGTGGAGTTAGCTCAATGGAAGATATTTATGAATTGGCTAAATACGACATTAGAAGTGTAGTTGTTGGTAAAGCAATTTATGAGAACCGAATTTCTATTGAGGAGATTAAAGAGTGGAATTTGAAAGCTTTGAGTTCGATATAA